A region from the Aphis gossypii isolate Hap1 chromosome 1, ASM2018417v2, whole genome shotgun sequence genome encodes:
- the LOC126551239 gene encoding piggyBac transposable element-derived protein 4-like, with protein sequence MHNANCIGSVSRRDNLGNKQVIKAPMAIVDYNKYMGGVDHFDQFHSYYNVAWKSRRWWLKIFYYLLDASIVNSFILYQTTSNLHDPKISKFTHLAFRSTLANQLIGDYSSKKKPGVQKSMQRKLTKKTGKLIIGNHYYLQNIGDHLPTKGTYRRCGYCSTKEIQKRSNIICKKCDIALCLKCFAPFHKNS encoded by the coding sequence ATGCATAATGCCAATTGTATTGGTTCTGTTTCTAGAAGAGATAATCTAGGAAATAAACAAGTAATAAAAGCTCCAATGGCTATTGTAGACTACAATAAGTACATGGGTGGTGTCGACCACTTTGACCAGTTTCATTCATACTACAATGTGGCATGGAAGTCTAGAAGATggtggttaaaaatattttattatcttctaGATGCTTCTATAGTAAATTCATTTATACTTTATCAAACAACAAGTAATCTACATGACCCCAAGATATCAAAATTTACACACCTTGCTTTCAGATCAACATTAGCTAATCAATTAATCGGTGATtattcttcaaaaaaaaaaccaggtGTTCAAAAATCAATGCAAAgaaaattgacaaaaaaaactgGAAAATTGATTATTGGAAACCATTATTATCTTCAAAATATTGGTGATCATTTACCAACCAAAGGTACATATCGTCGGTGTGGATATTGTAGTACAAAAGAGATACAGAAACGTTCTAACATTATTTGCAAAAAATGTGATATTGCACTTTGCTTAAAATGTTTTGCACCCTTCCACAAGAACTCTTAA